The following proteins are co-located in the Pochonia chlamydosporia 170 chromosome 6, whole genome shotgun sequence genome:
- a CDS encoding protein phosphatase type 1 complex subunit Hex2/Reg1 (similar to Cordyceps militaris CM01 XP_006672146.1), which produces MAAVLSSEDSSYFSSSSLRRSQSQTSFGHKSSSYRSTPTPQISAPFNPPSKVYTDSEISSAPSSPPAIQAESTDVSFSSTPASNLSISSDFDETFGIDESPEDHFSLPLLSQEKFFLQPDFQRDDNLEPPPSPKTGDSYTVSPAEPEGSGATSGPDTPEVTEHAEDDTAVSSKPSRQVDYLSHDWKEEDIWSSWRYIISKRGEFANSARLENASWRTWMKARNNLKTISPEELNWLKDCDVTWLYGPLQCGSKNANPTGTEPSSVTLSKTDSLVNLNKKPILKKRSMSEVMLQRSLVSASLLKQATAAVQAQETRGVLKHRTDKSNTDYYITYPLSVRRGSQCTGSSVAASTDSSNISSPFPERKHIHFNEQVEQCIAIDVKDDEEEDYDHDVLGEDSDSDDGGVMMKRVKSKKRAPPSKKRSKKAANSDGKIIAKLPSTTLKYRADTPEPQETAMKHSTGVYRSPIISPSSSQETLRPAKQSSRFFFGEEDDGDDGLSDGTLIASSGWRSPPGSSVGGSLHRSSSSGSLTDEPAGMRRTPSGMFMPCEEGEASNGDGIIGRVIDTVNTARDIAHVIWNVGWRK; this is translated from the exons ATGGCGGCTGTCCTCTCGTCCGAGGACAGCAGCTActtctcgtcctcgtcgttgCGACGCTCACAATCTCAGACCAGTTTTGGACACAAATCCTCATCATATCGATCAACACCCACGCCGCAAATATCCGCTCCATTCAACCCACCGTCCAAAGTATACACTGATTCCGAAATTTCTTCAGCACCTTCATCCCCCCCAGCAATCCAAGCCGAATCCACCGACGTATCCTTCTCATCTACTCCTGCGAGCAATTTGTCAATATCGTCCGACTTTGATGAAACCTTTGGCATTGACGAGAGCCCCGAAGACCATTTTAGCCTGCCTCTTCTCTCACAGGAAAAGTTCTTCTTGCAACCTGACTTTCAACGCGATGACAACTTGgaaccaccaccaagccCCAAGACTGGGGATTCATACACGGTCTCTCCTGCAGAACCCGAGGGCTCGGGTGCTACATCTGGTCCTGACACACCTGAGGTTACCGAACACGCAGAAGACGACACCGCAGTGTCAAGTAAGCCTTCCCGGCAAGTAGATTACTTGTCGCATGactggaaagaagaggacATCTGGTCGTCGTGGAGGTacatcatctccaagagGGGCGAATTTGCCAACAGTGCAAGATTGGAAAACGCATCTTGGaggacttggatgaaggcTAGGAACAATCTCAAAACAATATCGCCCGAGGAACTAAATTG GCTCAAAGACTGCGATGTTACCTGGTTATATGGCCCGTTGCAGTGTGGATCCAAGAATGCGAACCCTACAGGCACAGAGCCTTCAAGTGTGACTCTGTCAAAAACGGACTCACTTGTCAACCTAAACAAGAAGCCAATTCTCAAGAAGAGGAGTATGTCTGAAGTCATGCTACAAAGGTCTCTGGTATCAGCGTCCCTGCTGAAGCAGGCTACGGCGGCAGTTCAGGCCCAAGAAACTCGGGGTGTTCTGAAGCACAGAACAGACAAGTCCAATACTGATTATTATATCACCTACCCCCTTTCCGTCCGGAGGGGCAGCCAATGCACTGGCAGCTCTGTTGCGGCTTCAACCGACTCGTCCAATATTTCCTCTCCTTTCCCAGAGCGCAAGCATATTCATTTCAATGAGCAGGTAGAGCAGTGCATTGCCATCGATGTcaaggacgacgaggaggaggattatGACCATGACGTTCTTGGTGAAGACAGTGATTCCGACGATGGCGGCGTCATGATGAAGCGAGTCAAATCCAAGAAACGCGCGCCTCCGTCCAAGAAGCGAAGCAAGAAGGCGGCGAATTCAGATGGCAAGATTATTGCCAAACTACCCTCTACTACCCTCAAGTACCGAGCAGACACACCGGAACCACAGGAAACAGCTATGAAACACAGCACGGGCGTCTACCGAAGCCCAATCATATCACCATCGTCGTCCCAGGAAACCCTTCGGCCAGCGAAGCAGTCATCACGATTCTTTttcggcgaggaagacgacggcgacgatggTCTCAGTGATGGAACCCTGATTGCTAGCTCAGGGTGGCGATCTCCGCCAGGAAGCTCAGTTGGTGGCAGCCTTCACCGGTCGTCTTCATCGGGAAGTCTGACAGATGAGCCGGCTGGCATGCGCCGCACACCATCTGGCATGTTCATGCCTTGTGAAGAGGGGGAGGCTTCAAACGGTGATGGGATCATTGGCCGGGTTATTGATACTGTCAATACAGCGCGGGACATTGCACATGTTATTTGGAACGTTGGGTGGAGGAAGTGA
- a CDS encoding glycoside hydrolase family 17 (similar to Trichoderma reesei QM6a XP_006966294.1) yields MKGFVAVALAALASGVSAAHHRHAHEHLFKKGLNETGEMCTPGCTTIWKTITGEPTLIVHATKTQTETVTCTESSTPAPPPPPPTTKAPPATTEIVVVPTPVVHTCPTPGTYTFPATTVTVTQTTTVCDATSTKVPSGTHTIGGVTTVVVTATTVTCPVATVHTSGTVTTSTIVQTTYVCPSAGTYTIAPITTTVSEETVIVYPTPATYKPGTYTAPEQVVTVTKTGYVTICPLTSKGLPTSTPAPAPAPVKTQAPPPPPPVKTPEAPKKSPPTGGLKSSNDHMGITYTPYVGSNGQCKSASQVDVDIASIKQAGFINVRVYSTDCNTLKNVGDACKKHGLKMIIGVFVKGSGCSINTPDIKEQVDELAAWNHWDLVELLVIGNEAIMNNYCSAQQLKDLVVAVKSKCSGKYSGLVTISETLNIWQRKDVSSTLCSVIDLTGANIHPFFNTGIAPSQAGNFVQGQMDILEKICGKKVITLETGWPVTGITNGLAIPGLSEQSIAVKSIRQKCGDSVVFFSFENDYWKAAGPLGCEQGWGLGASFGIKISL; encoded by the exons ATGAAGGGATTTGTTGCCGTCGCCCTGGCGGCGCTGGCCAGCGGCGTCTCTGCTGCCCACCACCGCCATGCCCACGAGCACCTTTTCAAGAAGGGTCTGAATGAGACCGGCGAGATGTGCACTCCTGGCTGCACTACCATCTGGAAGACAATCACTGGCGAGCCTACTC TCATTGTTCACGCCACCAAGACCCAGACCGAGACGGTTACTTGCACCGAGTCCTCTACTCcggctcctcctcctcctcccccgacgaccaaggctcCTCCTGCCACTACCGAGATCGTTGTGGTGCCTACTCCCGTTGTCCACACCTGCCCAACTCCTGGCACCTACACCTTCCCGGCGACTACCGTCACAGTCACGCAGACCACCACTGTTTGCGATGCCACTTCGACCAAGGTTCCCTCGGGCACTCACACCATTGGTGGCGTGACGACTGTTGTCGTGACTGCTACCACTGTCACTTGCCCGGTCGCTACCGTTCACACCAGCGGCAccgtcaccaccagcaccattGTCCAGACCACCTACGTCTGCCCCAGCGCTGGTACTTACACCATTgctcccatcaccaccacggTCAGCGAGGAGACCGTCATCGTCTATCCTACTCCTGCCACCTATAAGCCCGGCACGTACACTGCTCCCGAGCAGgtcgtcaccgtcaccaagACCGGCTACGTTACCATTTGCCCTCTCACCAGCAAGGGTCTCCCAACCTCCACCCCGGCTCCGGCTCCCGCCCCGGTGAAGACCCAGgctcctccccctccccctcccgTCAAGACTCCCGAGGCTCCCAAGAAGTCCCCCCCTACTGGCGGCCTGAAGAGCTCTAATGACCACATGGGCATCACCTACACTCCTTATGtcggcagcaatggccagtGCAAGAGTGCCAGCcaggttgatgttgatattGCCTCCATCAAGCAGGCTGGCTTCATCAACGTCCGAGTCTACTCTACTGACTGCAACACTCTCAAGAATGTCGGAGATGCCTGCAAGAAGCACGGCCTGAAGATGATTATCGGTGTCTTCGTCAAGGGCTCTGgctgctccatcaacacTCCCGATATCAAGGAGCAGGTCGACGAACTCGCTGCATGGAACCACTGGGATCTCGTCGAGCTTCTCGTCATCGGTAACGAGGCCATTATGAACAACTACTGCTCTgcccagcagctcaaggACCTCGTTGTTGCTGTCAAGAGCAAGTGCTCCGGTAAATACTCTGGTCTCGTCACCATTTCCGAGACTCTCAACATCTGGCAGCGCAAGGACGTGTCCTCGACTCTTTGCTCTGTCATCGACCTTACTGGTGCCAATATCCaccccttcttcaacactGGAATCGCTCCTAGCCAGGCCGGAAACTTTGTTCAGGGCCAGATGGACATTCTCGAGAAGATTTGCGGCAAGAAGGTCATCACCCTTGAGACTGGCTGGCCCGTGACGGGTATCACCAACGGCCTGGCTATTCCTGGTCTCAGCGAGCAGTCCATTGCCGTCAAGTCGATCCGACAGAAGTGCGGCGACTcagtcgtcttcttctctttcgAGAACGACTACTGGAAGGCCGCCGGCCCCTTGGGTTGTGAGCAGGGCTGGGGTCTGGGTGCCTCTTTCGGCATCAAGATTTCATTGTAA
- a CDS encoding Met-10 protein (similar to Neurospora crassa OR74A XP_963953.2) → MNLFRAPAAARAAKTLDRTLFSRTMPTIAASVRDNKLIAKYRKQLDKTNEVFTINKFDPIAADPDEELARVGRKCLILRPDLKTSAPETWSPALQEATKIGDLKIVPFDVTIGYELWSYLDVMRSILPEELHVEIPVGFNTAGHVAHLNLRDRYLPYKHVIAQVILDKNPNIRTVINKTDDVGTENEFRTFSYEVLAGPDDLLVEVSEAGCSFKFDYSKVYWNTKLSFEHHRLCAMFQPGEVVADVMAGIGPFAAPAGKKGVFVWANDKNPESYKYLSEIIKRNKVTEFVKPFNQDGHDFIKQAADLVLEASQRGDCAIVKPAKVSRSAPPSQRPEPVRIPVPPTVSHYVMNLPASALEFLHNFKGLYHGQEKLFTPHTDTMLPMIHAHCFAVKADDATPLDDICQRIYAEIGVQLKPGNAEVPGEVAIHEVRDVAPAKRMFCATFRLPPEVAFSPRAGQEN, encoded by the exons ATGAACCTCTTCAGAGCCCCTGCCGCTGCGAGGGCCGCCAAAACCCTCGACAGGACCTTATTCTCGCGCACAATGCCTACTATTGCGGCGAGCGTGCGCGATAACAAGCTCATCGCCAAGTACAGGAAGCAACTGGACAAGACGAATGAGGTCTTCACGATCAACAAGTTTGATCCCATTGCTGCGGACCCAGATGAGGAGCTTGCGAGAGTGGGGAGGAAGTGTCTGATTCTGCGGCCGGACTTGAAAACCTCTG CCCCTGAGACTTGGAGTCCAGCATTGCAAGAGGCAACCAAGATTGGAGACCTGAAGATTGTGCCGTTTGATGTGACCATTGGGTATGAGTTGTGGAGTTACC TGGACGTTATGAGATCGATTCTGCCAGAGGAACTTCACGTCGAGATTCCAGTGGGCTTCAACACGGCTGGCCATGTAG CACACCTGAACCTCAGGGATAGATATCTCCCGTACAAGCACGTCATTGCTCAAGTCATTCTCGACAAGAACCCCAATATCCGAACCGTCATCAATAAGACGGACGATGTGGGTACGGAGAATGAGTTCCGCACATTCAGTTACGAGGTTTTGGCAGGGCCAGATGACTTGCTCGTGGAAGTCAGCGAGGCAGGTTGTTCGTTCAAGTTTGACTACTCCAAGGTATACTGGAACACAAAGCTGAGTTTCGAACACCACCGACTGTGTGCCATGTTTCAGCCCGGTGAGGTGGTTGCCGACGTCATGGCCGGCATTGGACCCTTTGCTGCTCCGGCGGGAAAGAAGGGTGTTTTTGTGTGGGCGAACGACAAGAACCCAGAGAGTTACAAGTATCTCAGCGAGATCATCAAGAGGAACAAG GTCACCGAGTTTGTGAAACCCTTCAACCAAGACGGCCATGACTTCATTAAACAGGCCGCCGACCTGGTGCTCGAAGCATCGCAACGAGGAGACTGTGCCATCGTCAAACCCGCCAAAGTGTCGCGTAGCGCTCCGCCATCACAGCGGCCCGAGCCAGTTCGCATTCCCGTGCCCCCTACCGTTTCTCATTATGTCATGAATTTGCCTGCTTCCGCCCTCGAATTCCTTCACAACTTTAAAGGCTTGTATCACGGCCAAGAAAAGCTTTTCACGCCACATACAGACACTATGCTGCCCATGATCCATGCGCATTGCTTTGCCGTCAAAGCGGACGATGCAACCCCCCTCGATGATATCTGCCAACGCATCTACGCCGAGATTGGTGTCCAGCTCAAGCCGGGCAATGCGGAAGTGCCAGGCGAAGTGGCTATCCACGAGGTTCGGGATGTTGCCCCCGCAAAACGCATGTTCTGCGCAACATTCCGTCTACCTCCTGAGGTGGCTTTCTCGCCGCGCGCTGGACAAGAGAACTAA
- a CDS encoding mitochondrial exoribonuclease Cyt-4 (similar to Cordyceps militaris CM01 XP_006672147.1) yields the protein MLTRRQIPLAWMVPDPVSNDRKWATTQAPAATTSAYGKSNIPNSPTPDFNDGNIDDLVEELPIRERLRQWAITNENLGPRAMPPDAFIFGNVANSFSRTQSTGSRELDQLRLATRSMADEEVSAVASGSRNPGDLVELRQQGSRVPVFAIYLGYFGDRNHFYAANGRWVTSMGFSALFTVSNFATMQELQPVLAKIPRHGSPEEFDELRDNDQGPSREDGIVLIDKMTQFRRSSESVYQANMTNLDRARDLLSRPREIRYLSLFEIADILLPANMKGSRGFPPPALYAVHTALSQNDIAFSPLSPSADCHRRDHLFEIFPQNHAQIITNIAAWVRAYTDSSAKKSRLLNRTDLGEIPLGRFILEAREAVAKSRETREWTPHGILKTSPSVTLPASDWSPASKDVIQFLEWWASYNLFDAGSRFHSYGALILRSLNLYSGAPLDQSTAWTFLQEIGVVAPWEIPSRYRVRLPGTSVTKGGGISRPVPQSLRKSIRPDIAEGARKLRSGSPIFCIDAPSTMVIDDGISLERTEQAGEFWIHVHAADPASVIKPDSELGRFMELIPENIYLPGHFQAMLPSTVGDGDLKDYKSESLVKQYSLRSGSPALTFSAKVNEAGDILDYRVDASTLEDVVYMDPEDVADFCGEETLPSPTGYNFEVGTPPDVIQTTPERRMMATNDLGASSKDDILTLYRLAEALKQKRLGKGAWPHFFPRPSVQVFFNDAIPEAEASAGAISVPPDPYIKVGTETSTGCSVVSNTMVLAGEIAARWCCERGIPIPYRKDEKSAENFDAAFNLATKEIYPLIHQGVEPSASHRQQLSRLTGGIQISSQPGPYFLLGLDMYAKATSPLRRFSDLLVHWQIHAALAYERESQRKIDPTMDSLDAILPFSNTSLSNTLPLLQTREKMARTISRGTLDWILIALVRAWRFEDKAPRTLRFTVDSRWRQGVLGRLDMFDLNAAMDIAGLNGCRLVKDVRVGDEFEVELADVNVHSRQILVKALRYLPSDTAKIVLP from the exons ATGTTGACACGTCGGCAGATCCCCCTGGCGTGGA TGGTACCTGACCCAGTCTCAAATGATAGA AAATGGGCTACCACGCAAGCTCCAGCGGCCACGACCTCTGCCTATGGGAAGTCCAACATTCCCAATTCGCCGACGCCCGATTTCAATGACGGTAATATCGACGACCTTGTCGAAGAATTGCCAATTCGTGAACGTCTACGGCAATGGGCAATAACAAACGAAAATCTTGGACCGAGAGCCATGCCTCCAGATGCTTTCATCTTTGGAAATGTcgccaacagcttcagcCGAACGCAGTCAACGGGGTCGCGTGAACTTGATCAACTGCGGTTAGCGACTCGAAGCATGGCGGACGAGGAGGTATCTGCTGTAGCCTCTGGCTCAAGGAACCCTGGAGATCTAGTAGAATTGAG ACAACAAGGCTCTCGAGTCCCCGTATTTGCGATTTATCTTGGCtactttggcgacagaaatCACTTTTATGCGGCCAATGGGAGATGGGTTACGAGCATGGGATTTTCCGCTCTATTTACAGTTTCCAACTTTGCGACGATGCAAGAGTTACAACCCGTGTTGGCCAAGATTCCACGCCATGGCAGTCCGGAGGAATTCGATGAGTTGCGCGACAATGATCAAGGGCCATCAAGAGAAGATGGCATTGTGCTCATTGATAAGATGACCCAGTTCAGGAGGTCTTCGGAATCAGTCTATCAGGCAAACATGACCAATCTTGATAGAGCTCGCGATCTCTTATCGAGGCCTCGAGAGATCAGGTATCTCAGTCTGTTTGAAATTGCCGATATCCTGCTCCCTGCAAATATGAAAGGATCTCGGGGTTTCCCTCCTCCAGCTCTGTATGCTGTTCACACAGCGCTATCCCAAAACGACATCGCATTTAGCCCTCTGAGCCCATCAGCTGACTGTCATCGGCGTGACCACCTATTTGAAATTTTTCCTCAGAACCATGCGCAGATAATCACTAATATTGCAGCTTGGGTACGCGCGTATACTGACTCGAGTGCAAAGAAATCACGCCTGCTCAACCGCACTGACCTAGGAGAGATACCTCTGGGCAGATTTATTCTGGAAGCCCGTGAGGCTGTTGCAAAAAGCCGCGAGACCCGCGAATGGACGCCACATGGAATTTTGAAAACGTCACCGAGCGTAACCTTGCCCGCAAGTGACTGGTCACCGGCTAGCAAAGACGTGATACAATTCCTCGAGTGGTGGGCGAGTTACAACTTGTTTGACGCGGGATCCCGATTCCATTCGTACGGCGCCCTCATTCTTCGGTCATTAAACCTGTATAGTGGTGCACCACTGGACCAAAGTACGGCATGGACATTTCTTCAAGAGATCGGTGTTGTGGCTCCATGGGAAATTCCTTCTCGGTATAGAGTACGTCTTCCAGGAACGTCAGTTACCAAAGGTGGTGGGATTTCCCGTCCTGTGCCCCAATCCCTGAGGAAGTCAATACGGCCAGATATTGCGGAGGGTGCGAGAAAGCTACGATCTGGATCGCCAATATTCTGTATCGATGCACCCTCCACGATGGTTATTGACGATGGTATTTCTCTGGAACGTACTGAACAAGCTGGCGAGTTTtggatccatgtccatgctgCCGACCCTGCTTCGGTCATTAAGCCTGACTCGGAGCTGGGCAGGTTTATGGAGCTAATTCCAGAAAATATCTACCTTCCTGGCCATTTCCAGGCAATGCTGCCATCGACCGTAGGAGATGGTGACCTCAAGGACTACAAGTCAGAGAGTTTGGTGAAGCAATATTCGCTTCGATCTGGTAGCCCAGCATTAACTTTTAGCGCAAAGGTGAATGAAGCTGGTGACATTCTGGATTACCGAGTTGATGCCAGCACGCTGGAAGATGTTGTATACATGGACCCCGAAGATGTGGCCGACTTTTGTGGCGAGGAGACGCTGCCATCTCCTACAGGCTACAATTTTGAGGTTGGAACTCCCCCTGATGTCATCCAAACAACTCCTGAACGGCGCATGATGGCTACAAACGACTTGGGTGCATCGAGCAAGGATGACATTTTAACTCTATATCGCCTCGCAGAAGCACTCAAGCAAAAGAGGCTAGGGAAAGGAGCTTGGCCACATTTTTTCCCTCGGCCGTCGGTGCAGGTATTCTTCAACGATGCAATACCGGAAGCCGAAGCATCAGCTGGAGCAATTTCCGTTCCACCGGATCCGTACATCAAAGTTGGCACCGAAACATCTACTGGCTGCTCTGTGGTGTCCAACACCATGGTTCTGGCAGGAGAAATCGCAGCTCGCTGGTGCTGTGAGCGTGGCATTCCCATTCCGTATCGCAAGGATGAAAAGTCAGCGGAAAATTTCGACGCAGCATTCAACTTGGCAACAAAGGAGATTTACCCCTTGATTCACCAGGGCGTAGAGCCGTCGGCGAGTCACCGACAGCAACTGTCGAGGCTGACGGGAGGAATACAAATCTCATCACAGCCCGGGCCATATTTCCTTCTAGGGTTAGACATGTACGCCAAGGCAACATCTCCTCTCCGTCGATTCTCAGATCTTCTCGTCCATTGGCAAATACACGCAGCATTGGCATACGAACGGGAAAGCCAGCGAAAAATTGACCCAACAATGGACTCCCTGGACGCCATTCTTCCGTTCTCTAATACCTCGTTAAGCAATACGCTCCCACTGCTACAAACGCGTGAGAAAATGGCCCGGACCATCTCGCGGGGTACGTTGGATTGGATTCTCATCGCACTTGTCCGAGCGTGGCGTTTTGAGGACAAGGCGCCGCGCACGCTTCGCTTCACCGTCGACTCACGCTGGCGTCAGGGCGTCCTGGGCCGTCTGGATATGTTTGACCTGAACGCCGCCATGGACATTGCCGGACTGAACGGATGTCGGCTTGTGAAGGACGTCCGAGTCGGCGACGAGTTCGAAGTCGAGTTGGCAGATGTCAATGTGCACTCTCGGCAGATTCTTGTCAAGGCACTGCGATATCTCCCCAGTGACACCGCCAAGATTGTGCTGCCGTAA